GTGGCCACACCAACCTCTACCGGGTAGACGGCTTTACCGCGATGACCCTGTTGGGCAGGAGTCGGGATGATGCCGCGGGCGAGGCCTTTGACAAGGTGGCCAAACTCATGGAGTTGGGTTACCCGGGCGGGGTCAGAATCGAAGCCCTGGCCGCATCCGGCAACCCCAAGGCCTTCAACCTGCCCCGGCCCCGCATCCGGGAAGAACCTCTCACCTTCTCATTTTCAGGGCTTAAGACCGCGGTGGCTCACCAACTGAAGTTGCACCCGGAAATTCTCGGGGATGAAACGTCCCGCCGTGATCTGGCGGCCAGCTTTCAGGCGGCGGCGGTGGAGAGCCTCACGAGCCGGGCCGGGCTGGCTTTGATCGAGATGGGCTGCACCCGCCTGGTGGTCTGCGGCGGGGTGGCCGCCAACGGCCAACTGCGCCGGGCGCTGACGACCCAGGCCCGGACGGATGGCTTCGAGTTGTGTCTGCCGCCTCTGGCGCTCTGCACCGACAACGCCGCCATGGTGGCGGCTTTAGGCTACCGGCGGCTGGTGGCCGGGGAGCGTCTGAACCTGGATGGCGACGTCTTTTCCCGGGGTTGACAATCCCGATGCCTGCCATTGTCATATCGCCTTGACCAGACTCAGCCCTGTTCCGCTATCCTGAAAAATTAACCAAAAAGATAGAAACCACCGAGTTATTATAATAAACTATTAAAAATTTGCTCATCGGGGCATGGACATGGCTCGCGCCGGCGCGCCATATGTGCTCACTGAGGAGAATGTGGACCAACAACCTTTGGGTGAACGCCTCGCCCTGCTGACGGACCTCTACCAGTTGACCATGGCGGCCTGCTATTTCGACCAGGATATGCAGGGCGAGGCCACCTTCAGCCTTTTCATCCGCAAATATCCGGCCCAGCGGGGGTACTTTGTGGCTGCGGGGCTGGCCGAAGCCTTAAATTACCTGGAAACCCTGCGGGTTACGGCCGCAGACCTGGCTTATCTCGCCTCCACCGGCCTTTTTCAGACCCGCTTCCTGGATTACCTGAAAGATGTGCGTTTCACAGGTTCGGTCCGGGCGCTGCCCGAAGGCAGTATTTTTTTCATTGATGAACCTATCCTGGAGGTAAGCGCCCCCATCATCGAGGCGCAATTGGCGGAGACATTTATTATCAACGCCGTCAACCTCCAAACCATGATCGCCACCAAGGCCTCCCGGGTTATGCACGCAGCTGCGGGCCGGCCGCTGGTGGACTTTTCTCTGAGGCGGACCCAGGGCAGCGACGCGGGTCTCAAGGTGGCCCGGGCCAGCTACCTGGCGGGATTTGGTGGCACAAGCAACGTTTTGGCGGGAAAGCTCTACGGCCTGCCCATTTTCGGGACCATGGCCCATTCCTACATTACCAGTTTTAATAGCGAAATAGAGGCGTTCCGGGCGTTCGTCCGGAACTTTCCGGTCGGCCCCACCCTGTTGATCGACACTTATGACAATATATCCGGGGCGCAGCACGCCGTAACCGTGGCCAAGGAGCTGGAGGCCAAAGGCCAGCGCCTTGGGTTTGTGCGCCTGGATAGCGGCGATATGGCGGCCATCAGTAAGGACGTGCGCCGCATCCTGGATGATAACGGCCTGGGTTATGTCCGCATCCTGGCCAGCGGCGGCTTTGATGAGCACAAAATCGCCGGGCTGCTGGCCGACGGGGCCAAAATTGACGCCTTTGCCGTGGGCACCAAGATGGGGGTCTCGGCAGACGCCCCGTATTTCGATATCGCCTATAAACTGGTACGCTACGCCGATCGGCCGGTGATGAAGCTGTCCAGCGGCAAGGTGACCTTAGTGGACAAAAAGCAGGTTTGGCGCACTTATAACGCTCAGGGCGCCATGCAGAGGGACGTCATCGCCCTCAAGGATGAAGCGGTTTCGGAAGGCAGCCCACTGCTTGAGCCGGTGATGGCGGGCGGCCGAATTACCGGGAAGTTGCCGACGCTTTCCGCAAGCCGGGACTATTTCCAGGCCCAGTTTGCTAAGTTGCCCGAAACCTACAAGACCCTCCAGGACCCGGCCCGTTACCCGGTGAGTCTGAGCGTTGGGCTTAAGAAGCTGCAATCCCGGGTAGAACAGGACATCCGGCACCGGGAATTGGGAGAGAGTTAACCTCATGGGATTGACCGAATTTCTTGTCCACTATAATACGCTGCTCATCCATTACTTAGGATACGGCGGCATCTTCATACTTATGGCCCTGGAGTCCATGATTTTCCCCATTCCCAGCGAACTGATCATGCCCTTTGCCGGCTTTCTGATCGTCACAGGTCAGTTCGATCCCGTATGGGTGATGGTGGCCAGCAGCCTGGGGTCCATTGCGGGGTCACTTTTGTCCTACGGTATGGGAACCTTGGGAGAGCCCGTAGTATTACGATACGGCCGCTACCTGTTGCTCAATAAACATCACCTGGAATGGACCGAGTTATTCTTCTTCCGGCATGGTGGTAAGACGATTTTCATCTCCCGGTTTATCCCGGTAGTGCGCCATCTCATCTCCATTCCTGCGGGCCTGGCTCGTATGCCGCTGATCCCGTTTATTCTCTTTACCTTTGCCGGCGCCACCCTATGGAACGGATTTCTTACCTTCCTGGGAATGCGACTCAGAGAAAATTGGATGGTTATTCAGCGGTATACCCATATTCTGGACTATTTTGTGGTCGCAGCCCTCCTCGCCGTGGTAGTTTACTTGTGTTGGAAGCTCAAAAATGCCCGGAACCCCGCATAAGCAGTGGGATTGGGGGTGGCTGTGAGGGTTGATGCACCCAAGCCTCAGGAGCGTCGGAGCAGCCTGCCTTCTGAGGCCATCATCAACCCGACTCGGGAACCATGGGACCCGCCGGTAACGGATCGGGTCATCCTGACGTTCACTCTGCCGGACTACCGGTATCTCTGCCGCCTCACGCAACCTAAAGAGCCGCCTCGTTATATTTACAATTGCGCGGTGCGGGAAGGCCACTGGGAAAACCGGACCATCACCCTCATGGCCCCGGCCCTGGGGGCGCCCTATGCGGTCATGGTGCTGGAAAAACTAATCGCCCTGGGAGCCCGTATGGTCCTGGCTTTGGGTTGGTGCGGTTCCCTCCAGCCTCATCTGGCCATCGGCGATCTGGTGCTCCCCACCACCACGGTGAGTACCGAAGGCACTTCCCGGCACTATCCCCTGGACGGCCAACCCCCGGACCCTGACCCGGGTCTGGCCCGGATCTTGCAAAACCTTTTGGAAACAACGGACGCCAGTTGCCAGGAGGGCACGGTCTGGTCCACCGACGGCTTTTACCGGGAGACGGTGGAACTGGTGCAGCACTACCAGGCCCAAGGGGTCCTGGGGGTGGATATGGAAATGGCCGCCTTGTTCACCCTAGGCCGGTTCCGGCGGGTGCCGGTGGCCGGTCTCTTGGTGGTTTCCGATGAATTGGCCACCCTGCACTGGAACCCGGGCTACCGTTCGGAGCGGTTTCGCCGGGCGCGGGATCAAGCTGCCCGCCTGGTGTTGGCCGCGGCGGCCCAATGGGACGGAAGCCATGCTTAACGGCTCTGTCCTGGCCATTGACGTAGGCGGCGGCACCCAGGATATCTTTATTTGGCAGCCGGGCCAGACCGTGGAAAACGGCGTCAAACTGGTCCTGCCGTCCCCTACCCAGGTCCTGGGCCGGCGGATACGACGCCTCACCGCGCAGGCGCTGCCCATTTTTCTGACTGGCCGGGTCATGGGCGGCGGCGCGGTGACGCAGGCGGTGCGCAACCATATGGGCCACGGCCTGCCGGTGTATGCTACGCCCCAGGCGGCTTTCACCTTCAGCGACCGCTTGGAGGTCCCGGAGGATTGGGGCGTAATCATCACCGAGACCCCGCCTCCCGAGACCGTTACCCTGAGCCTGGGCGATGTTGATGTGGAGGCCCTGCGCCAGGTTCTGGCGGCCTTTGAGGTCCCTTTCCCTGACCACTTTGCGGTGGCGGTGCAGGACCACGGCTTTTATCCTCAGGGCAGCAACCGGCGCTTCCGCTTCCAGTGCTGGGAAGACTTTCTGGCTCAGGGAGGCAGACTGGCGGACTTGGCCTACCGCCAGCCCCCCAGCCACTTTACCCGGATGGCGGCCGTAGCCGCAACCCTGCCCGGAGCCTTGCTGATGGATACCTGCGCCGCAGGCGTCCGGGGGGCGCTCCTGGACCCCCAAGCGGCAGAACACCTGGATAGCGGGCTCACGGTGGTCAATGCGGGCAATGCCCACACCTTTGCGGCTTTGGTCCGGGGGGGGCATATGTGCGGGATTTACGAACATCACACCGGGCTTTTAAGTCCGGAGAAATTCTTTTCTCATCTGGAAAGGTTTCAACAGGGCGAACTGGGCAACGCTGAAATTTTTGAGGGCCAGGGGCATGGCTGCGCCTATGTTCCGAATTTTAACCCCAAAGGCGAATATGCTTTCACCGTTATCACCGGCCCCCGCCGGCGCCTGGCCCAAGGTTGGCCTGGGGTCATGGCCGCGCCGTTCGGCGACATGATGCTGTCCGGCTGTTTCGGCCTGGTGGCGGCTTATTTGGAACAGGAAGGCTATCCGGCGGATCTGACAGATAATTAACAGGGACGCCATTAAGGGGATGTGAGAATCCTTTTCTCACGACTCGCTCAGCAGGAGACGGACCATATGGAGATTAAATTCTGGGGCACCAGGGGTTCAATCCCGGCTCCCGGTGTCCAAACCCTGGAGTTCGGCGGAAATACTACCTGTGTTGAAGTGGTCCTGAACAACGGGCAACGAGTTGTGATCGACGGCGGCACCGGCCTCAGGCTCCTGGGCCAGCATATGATCGAGAACAAGATTTCTAGCCAGTTTCACCTGCTTCTCACCCATGGTCACTGGGATCACCTGCTGGGTATTCCGTTTTTCGAGCCCATCTACCACGAATCCACCAAGGTTATCGTCGACGGCTGGCCTCCCGCCTTCCAGGCCATGACCCGGGTCTTCGACAGTCACATGGGGGACGGCTTTTTTCCGGTGGCTTTCGACCATCTCAAGGCCAGGATCGATTATCTCAATACCCTGGCCCACGACCCTCTGGATTTAGATGGGGTGCTCATTGACGCCATGCGCCTCAACCATCCCCAAGGGGGGTTGGGGTTTCGCTTTCGGGAAGGTCGGCATACCATGGTCTTTATTACCGATAACGAGTTGGGCGCGGCCCGGGGCAAGCGCATCCCGGAATTTGTCGAATTTTGCCAGGGATGCGACCTGTTGATCCACGATGCTCAGTACTTACCGTCGGAAATTGCGGGGCGGCGGGGGTGGGGACACTCCACCTTTGAGGAGGTGGTGGCCCTGGCTCACGAGGCGGAGGTGCACAACCTGATACTCACACATCACGATCCCTGCCGCAGCGATGCGGAGGTCAAAGAGATCGTGGCCCTGTCCCGGGAAATGTCGGCCAAACATAACGGACTGCATGTTATCGACGCTGCCCGGGAAGGGGCTTGTTACCGGCTGCCTTAAGAACGGGTTCTGGACTCTCAGTAAGATCCCCATACCTTACTGCCAGGACTGGCAGACTTTTGAGAAAGGATGTCTATATGGATTGGAAAGTCTTCTGGGTTACTTTTGGGACGATTTTTTTGGCGGAAATGGGGGACAAAACCCAACTGGCGGCTCTTACCATGTCCGCAGAGACCCGCCTGCCCTTGTCGGTCTTCCTGGGAGCCAGCGCGGCCTTATGCCTGGTTACGCTGTTGGGGGTAGCCCTCGGTGGCCTTGCGTCCCAATGGCTGCCCGAGGGCCTGCTGAAAAAAATCGCCGGAGCGAGCTTCATTGTTATCGGGGGATTAATTCTGTTGGGAAAATGGTAACAGATATAGCGATAGCCAAAAAGTTTTTTCCTTTTATTCCCCTCTCCCCTTGTGGGAGAGGGTAGGGTGAAGGGCTAATAAGAAAAACTTTTTGGCAATGAATATAATCCTCATTAAAGCCGCCTGATTCAAGACCTGGTTTCCGCGGTTCTCGCAGGTTTTCAGCCTTCAGCCCCTTTATTTCCTGAGCGAAATTTAGTAGACTAAGCTAACTGATTGCCTTTATTAACCTTTTTTTGCGATCACTTCATGGCGAGTTTGAATAAGCATCAGGAGTTGCGTCAACCCAACCTGGTCCTCATCGGCTATCGGGCCACCGGCAAGACTGCCGTGGGCGCACGGCTGGCCCGGGTCCTGGGCCGTCCTTTTGTGGACCTGGATCAGGTGCTGGTTCAGGAGGCCGGTGAGTCCATTGTAGACATCGTGGCCAAAGGCGGCTGGGCCGAGTTCCGGCGGCGGGAAAAAGAGCTGGCAGCCAGCTTCCGGCGTACCCAGGGGCAGGTGCTGGCTACCGGGGGCGGTGTGGTGTTGGACCCGGACAATATCTCGGCCCTGCGGGAAAATGGCATCATCATCTGGCTAACCGCGGACCCGGAGACCATCCAGGCTCGCCTGACGATAGATCTGCCCCGGGACCCCAATCGCCCCAGTCTTACCGGGGGTGACACTATCCGGGAAGTAGCGGCGGTGCTGGAGCAGCGTTATCCCCTCTATCAGGCCGCGGCACAGATTACGGTGGACACGACGCACCGGGATGTGGCCCAGGTAGTGGACGCGGTGCTGGCGGCCGTAAAATTGAAGGAGGCCGGAAACCTTGGCAGGTAATACCTTTGGACGTCTGTTTCGAGTGACCACCTGGGGTGAATCCCATGGTCCGGCCTTAGGAGCCGTCATTGACGGCTGTCCGCCCCGTTTGTCCTTAAGCGTCGGAGATATCGAAGCGGAACTGGCCCGACGGCGCCCCGGAGTGCAGGCCCATGCCACCAGCCGTCGGGAGCCCGATAAAGTTGAGATTCTGTCTGGAGTATTCGAGGGCCTGACCACCGGCACTCCCATCAGCTTGATCATTTATAATCGGGATGTTAAAAGTCAGGATTATGACGAACTGCGGCGCCTCTTTCGTCCCGGCCACGGCGATTTTACCTATCAGGCCAAGTACGGCATAAGGGACCATCGGGGCGGGGGCCGGGCTTCGGCCAGGGAAACCGCAGCCCGGGTGGCCGCGGGCGCAGTAGCCCAAAAGCTCTTGGACCAAGAAGGCATCCAGGTACTGGCCTATACCCTGGAGTTGGGAGGGGTGCGGGCTCAAAGCGTGGACGAGGGCCGCATCTGGGATAACCCTTACGCCTGCCCCGACCCCGAGGCCGTTGCGGCCATGGAGACCCGGGTTTCCGAAGTCAGGGCCCAGGGCGACTCCCTGGGCGGGGTGGTCCAGGTGCGCGTCAAAGGCTGCCCACCAGGATTGGGGGAGCCGGTTTTTGATAAACTAGACGCGGCCTTAGCCCAGGCGGTGATGTCCGTGGGTGCGGTGAAAGGCGTGGAAATCGGCGCAGGATTTGCCGCCGCCCGGATGCTAGGCTCAGAAAACAATGATCCCCTGATCCCGGGGGGGTTCGCCTCCAATCGGGCCGGAGGTATCCTGGCGGGTATCTCCAACGGCGATGATCTTGTGCTGACCGCCGCGGTAAAACCGATTCCTTCTATCGCCCGGGAGCAGCAAACCATCGATTTGACGGGTCAGCCGCGCACCCTTTCAGTAAAGGGCAGACACGACATCAGCGCCATTCCCCGCATCGTCCCGGTCATTGCCGCCATGGTGCGCCTCACCCTGGCGGACTTTCTCCTGCGTCAGAGGGCCATCAGATGAAAGCTGTCAGGTTCCAGGTTCCAGGGTTCAGGTTTCAGCAAAAAAATCGGATTTTCGAAAGGCAATTTTAAGTGCCCATAACTACTATGAAACCAACCATAGCCATCATTGGCGGGAACGGCCAGATGGGCCGCTGGTTTAAGCGCTTCTTTGTAAGCCATGACATTGAGGTCCTGGTGGCGGACGTCGACACTCCGCAGACGGCGCCAGAGGTCGCGGCCTTGGCCGATGTGGTGATCCTTTCGGTGCCCATTCCCAAAGTGACCGAATTGGCCGGGGAAGTGGCCCCGTTTCTCAAGCCGGACGCGGCCCTGATGGACCTGACCTCCGTGAAGCAGAGGCCCATGGCGGCCATGTTGTCGGCGTTCACCGGAGAGGTGGTGGGCACCCATCCCCTTTTCGGCCCCGGAGAAGAAAGCATCAAAGGGCGGACCGTGGTCCTGTGCCAGGGCCGGGGAGAGCGCTGGTTCCTGTGGCTGAAGGACCTGTTGACCGAGGCCGGTGCCCGGGTGAAGGTCACCAGCGCGGCCGAACATGACCGCCTCATGGCTGTGGTGCAGGGGTTGGCGCATTTCCTGCTCATCTCTTTCGGTTCAGTCATTCAGGAGTTGGGCGTTTCCCCGGAAGACCTGGAGGAATTTTCCACCCCTACTTTTGCCACCCT
This genomic window from Desulfobaccales bacterium contains:
- a CDS encoding nicotinate phosphoribosyltransferase, with amino-acid sequence MARAGAPYVLTEENVDQQPLGERLALLTDLYQLTMAACYFDQDMQGEATFSLFIRKYPAQRGYFVAAGLAEALNYLETLRVTAADLAYLASTGLFQTRFLDYLKDVRFTGSVRALPEGSIFFIDEPILEVSAPIIEAQLAETFIINAVNLQTMIATKASRVMHAAAGRPLVDFSLRRTQGSDAGLKVARASYLAGFGGTSNVLAGKLYGLPIFGTMAHSYITSFNSEIEAFRAFVRNFPVGPTLLIDTYDNISGAQHAVTVAKELEAKGQRLGFVRLDSGDMAAISKDVRRILDDNGLGYVRILASGGFDEHKIAGLLADGAKIDAFAVGTKMGVSADAPYFDIAYKLVRYADRPVMKLSSGKVTLVDKKQVWRTYNAQGAMQRDVIALKDEAVSEGSPLLEPVMAGGRITGKLPTLSASRDYFQAQFAKLPETYKTLQDPARYPVSLSVGLKKLQSRVEQDIRHRELGES
- a CDS encoding DedA family protein, with translation MGLTEFLVHYNTLLIHYLGYGGIFILMALESMIFPIPSELIMPFAGFLIVTGQFDPVWVMVASSLGSIAGSLLSYGMGTLGEPVVLRYGRYLLLNKHHLEWTELFFFRHGGKTIFISRFIPVVRHLISIPAGLARMPLIPFILFTFAGATLWNGFLTFLGMRLRENWMVIQRYTHILDYFVVAALLAVVVYLCWKLKNARNPA
- a CDS encoding prephenate dehydrogenase/arogenate dehydrogenase family protein produces the protein MKPTIAIIGGNGQMGRWFKRFFVSHDIEVLVADVDTPQTAPEVAALADVVILSVPIPKVTELAGEVAPFLKPDAALMDLTSVKQRPMAAMLSAFTGEVVGTHPLFGPGEESIKGRTVVLCQGRGERWFLWLKDLLTEAGARVKVTSAAEHDRLMAVVQGLAHFLLISFGSVIQELGVSPEDLEEFSTPTFATLHNLARRLLSQDAKLYACIQLQNPANRIVLRALEGAVADILYFIQRQDADGLVRLIEEIK
- a CDS encoding DUF1786 domain-containing protein yields the protein MLNGSVLAIDVGGGTQDIFIWQPGQTVENGVKLVLPSPTQVLGRRIRRLTAQALPIFLTGRVMGGGAVTQAVRNHMGHGLPVYATPQAAFTFSDRLEVPEDWGVIITETPPPETVTLSLGDVDVEALRQVLAAFEVPFPDHFAVAVQDHGFYPQGSNRRFRFQCWEDFLAQGGRLADLAYRQPPSHFTRMAAVAATLPGALLMDTCAAGVRGALLDPQAAEHLDSGLTVVNAGNAHTFAALVRGGHMCGIYEHHTGLLSPEKFFSHLERFQQGELGNAEIFEGQGHGCAYVPNFNPKGEYAFTVITGPRRRLAQGWPGVMAAPFGDMMLSGCFGLVAAYLEQEGYPADLTDN
- the tsaD gene encoding tRNA (adenosine(37)-N6)-threonylcarbamoyltransferase complex transferase subunit TsaD, whose amino-acid sequence is MLVLGIETSCDETAAAVVADGRVVMSSVVATQFESHAAYGGVVPEIAARRHLENILPVIQAALDQAKITLNDLDGLAVTQRPGLIGALIIGMAAAKALAFTLNKPLVGVNHLQAHIMAAFLTETPPAFPFVALVVSGGHTNLYRVDGFTAMTLLGRSRDDAAGEAFDKVAKLMELGYPGGVRIEALAASGNPKAFNLPRPRIREEPLTFSFSGLKTAVAHQLKLHPEILGDETSRRDLAASFQAAAVESLTSRAGLALIEMGCTRLVVCGGVAANGQLRRALTTQARTDGFELCLPPLALCTDNAAMVAALGYRRLVAGERLNLDGDVFSRG
- a CDS encoding shikimate kinase, whose product is MASLNKHQELRQPNLVLIGYRATGKTAVGARLARVLGRPFVDLDQVLVQEAGESIVDIVAKGGWAEFRRREKELAASFRRTQGQVLATGGGVVLDPDNISALRENGIIIWLTADPETIQARLTIDLPRDPNRPSLTGGDTIREVAAVLEQRYPLYQAAAQITVDTTHRDVAQVVDAVLAAVKLKEAGNLGR
- a CDS encoding MBL fold metallo-hydrolase — translated: MEIKFWGTRGSIPAPGVQTLEFGGNTTCVEVVLNNGQRVVIDGGTGLRLLGQHMIENKISSQFHLLLTHGHWDHLLGIPFFEPIYHESTKVIVDGWPPAFQAMTRVFDSHMGDGFFPVAFDHLKARIDYLNTLAHDPLDLDGVLIDAMRLNHPQGGLGFRFREGRHTMVFITDNELGAARGKRIPEFVEFCQGCDLLIHDAQYLPSEIAGRRGWGHSTFEEVVALAHEAEVHNLILTHHDPCRSDAEVKEIVALSREMSAKHNGLHVIDAAREGACYRLP
- the aroC gene encoding chorismate synthase, which gives rise to MAGNTFGRLFRVTTWGESHGPALGAVIDGCPPRLSLSVGDIEAELARRRPGVQAHATSRREPDKVEILSGVFEGLTTGTPISLIIYNRDVKSQDYDELRRLFRPGHGDFTYQAKYGIRDHRGGGRASARETAARVAAGAVAQKLLDQEGIQVLAYTLELGGVRAQSVDEGRIWDNPYACPDPEAVAAMETRVSEVRAQGDSLGGVVQVRVKGCPPGLGEPVFDKLDAALAQAVMSVGAVKGVEIGAGFAAARMLGSENNDPLIPGGFASNRAGGILAGISNGDDLVLTAAVKPIPSIAREQQTIDLTGQPRTLSVKGRHDISAIPRIVPVIAAMVRLTLADFLLRQRAIR
- a CDS encoding TMEM165/GDT1 family protein, producing MDWKVFWVTFGTIFLAEMGDKTQLAALTMSAETRLPLSVFLGASAALCLVTLLGVALGGLASQWLPEGLLKKIAGASFIVIGGLILLGKW
- a CDS encoding nucleoside phosphorylase; protein product: MRVDAPKPQERRSSLPSEAIINPTREPWDPPVTDRVILTFTLPDYRYLCRLTQPKEPPRYIYNCAVREGHWENRTITLMAPALGAPYAVMVLEKLIALGARMVLALGWCGSLQPHLAIGDLVLPTTTVSTEGTSRHYPLDGQPPDPDPGLARILQNLLETTDASCQEGTVWSTDGFYRETVELVQHYQAQGVLGVDMEMAALFTLGRFRRVPVAGLLVVSDELATLHWNPGYRSERFRRARDQAARLVLAAAAQWDGSHA